In Deltaproteobacteria bacterium, the genomic window TCTCCGAAGGCGCAAAGACGCTCCATGGCCCGGATGGCAAGGAGGTAATCACCGTGGATGGCTGCAGCCACCTCCTCTATGTGGTGCTGTTCTGCTGGCAGTTCCATAATTACCGCAGCCAGCCCTGCCCTTACCTCTCTGTGCTCGCTCTGGCGAAACCTCATCCTGAGAAAAGCGGCAGCCTCTCCCCCTGATATCGCCTGGCAGGGCGGGGCATACATTTCGTCCAGGATGCTGTAAAGCTCACTGGCAAGGCCTGTCCTTTTCAATCGCCTCATAGCCTCGCAAAGATCTCCCAGGATCTTCACTTTGCTCGCCGGAGCATGCGCTTTGAAAAACTCTTCTTTCACTGCCAGGCTGGGAAGCAGCAGGTTTTTCCAGCTGCGATAATTGCTGCGGTCGACCGCCGTTGCCAGCTTCCTCGCCAGGGAGTCTTTCCTGCTGCCGCTCAGGTTGTGACAGTCGTAGATCAGCTGAATCAGGTGTCTGTAATTCATTTTCTCTTCTTCAGTTCAGGCTCGCTGAGCTCCTTGCTCCGCGGCGAGGCAAGACGAAAACCTGCCTGCAAAGCCATTTTTTCCACCCTTTGCAAATCGGCAAAGAGCGCTGCCAGAGCCGGCCTGTTTCTCAGCTGTCGCACCAGTTCCAGGGCTGAGGGCTCCGTGCCCTTGTGCATCGCTTCAATCTTCAGCTCCTTTACCAGACGTTCTATGTCGCTTCCCACCATGCCGCGCGAAATAGTGGAGACAGCCCTGTCGCCGGGAAGATTGATGCCGTATTTGCCGGCAAAGAACTCGAAAAGCTCCCGGCGCTGTGTTGCGTCCGGCAGGTTCACGTAAAAAACGTCATCGAATCGCCGCAACAGAGCAGCATCTATGTCGAGGCTGTTCGTAGTGCCGACAGTGTAGATGTGCCCGGTTTCTGGCGACTCCAGGAAGTTGAGCAGCATGGCCACGATTCGTTTTGTCACTTCATGGGAATCAGCGCCAACCGCGCCGAACAGCCTGGAAAGTTCATCTATATGGAAGAGTACGGGACCGCCAAAATCAATGAGCATGCGCAGGATCGTCTCGAGATTTCTCTCGCTGGCGCCGACGAATTTGCTGAGAAAAGTCATTCGCAGGTTGCAGTAAGGGATCTGCCAGTTGTGAGCCAGTGCCTGGGCGAAGAGCGTCTTTCCTGTGCCTGGAGGACCCAGCAGACATATGCCGTGCAGCCTGAGCGGGCTCTCTTTTTTCAGGAAGATTTGTCTTCGCTTCATGCAATAAGACTTGAGATGGGAAAAGCCAATGACCTGCTCCATAGATGGCAGCTCCAGGGGCGAGCTGATAGA contains:
- a CDS encoding ATP-binding protein encodes the protein MARDVFYRFYNSLADHFDAFIKGIYISLPQGVSSQRLKYDLCWRFRDTFQEIIAYDPYHGLWRICSAKDDPKGGNVEFSKKEKIDLLTLLQRLGQELAGSSQRLLVLLDGVDSHLNEELVSLKLAEILTRNSFGYTLTFIGFRDFPRYDPLARLNLHHIPYPSPCRRSLGKMVRSGLEAIVQDGETSLDLQEIEEQVADSLFGCPSMALAEDLFNLAYAEEEKFDPARINKMKLSKIKASIPGISISSPLELPSMEQVIGFSHLKSYCMKRRQIFLKKESPLRLHGICLLGPPGTGKTLFAQALAHNWQIPYCNLRMTFLSKFVGASERNLETILRMLIDFGGPVLFHIDELSRLFGAVGADSHEVTKRIVAMLLNFLESPETGHIYTVGTTNSLDIDAALLRRFDDVFYVNLPDATQRRELFEFFAGKYGINLPGDRAVSTISRGMVGSDIERLVKELKIEAMHKGTEPSALELVRQLRNRPALAALFADLQRVEKMALQAGFRLASPRSKELSEPELKKRK